From Corynebacterium frankenforstense DSM 45800, the proteins below share one genomic window:
- the gltX gene encoding glutamate--tRNA ligase, with product MSEASDVRVRFCPSPTGTPHVGMVRTALFNWAYARHTGGKLVFRIEDTDAARDSEESYQAIIDSLNWLGLDWDEGINVGGPHEPYRQSQRGEIYADVLDKLIEGGYVYPAYSTNEEVQARHKAAGRDPHMGYDNYDRDLTDEQKAAFEAEGRKPVWRLRMPDHDWSWDDMVRGTVEFKAGTQPDYVVARSNGEPLYTLVNPVDDALMGITHVLRGEDLLPSTPRQLALYEALKEIGVAERTPVFGHLPFVMGEGNKKLSKRDPKSNLFNHVEDGIIPEGMLNYLALLGWSLSADRDIFSREELVANFDVKDVLGNPARFDQKKLEAINADHIRLLEPDDFRDRLRTFLTEHTDFPADYPAEKFAVAAELVQTRIKTLSEAYGLLKFLVTADDELELNEKAARKNLKEAAIEPLDAAIERLDAVPEDSWERGRIEEVLSQGLIEELGLKPRKAYGALRVAVTGEQVSPPLFESMELLGKESTLKRLRAGRAATPFVPAEQ from the coding sequence ATGTCTGAAGCCTCTGACGTCCGCGTACGTTTCTGCCCCTCACCGACCGGCACCCCCCACGTGGGTATGGTGCGCACCGCGCTGTTCAACTGGGCCTACGCCCGGCACACCGGCGGCAAGCTCGTCTTCCGCATCGAGGACACCGACGCCGCGCGCGACTCCGAGGAGTCCTACCAGGCGATCATCGACTCGCTGAACTGGCTCGGCCTCGACTGGGACGAGGGCATCAACGTCGGCGGCCCGCACGAGCCCTACCGGCAGTCGCAGCGCGGCGAGATCTACGCCGACGTGCTGGACAAGCTCATCGAGGGCGGCTACGTCTACCCGGCGTACTCGACCAACGAGGAGGTCCAGGCCCGCCACAAGGCCGCCGGCCGCGACCCGCACATGGGCTACGACAACTACGACCGCGACCTGACCGACGAGCAGAAGGCCGCCTTCGAGGCCGAGGGGCGCAAGCCCGTCTGGCGCCTGCGCATGCCCGACCACGACTGGTCCTGGGACGACATGGTGCGCGGCACCGTGGAGTTCAAGGCCGGGACCCAGCCGGACTACGTGGTCGCCCGCTCCAACGGCGAGCCGCTCTACACCCTGGTCAACCCCGTCGACGACGCCCTGATGGGCATCACCCACGTGCTGCGCGGCGAGGACCTGCTGCCGTCCACCCCGCGCCAGCTCGCCCTCTACGAGGCGCTCAAGGAGATCGGCGTGGCCGAGCGCACCCCGGTCTTCGGCCACCTGCCGTTCGTCATGGGCGAGGGCAACAAGAAGCTGTCCAAGCGCGACCCGAAGTCCAACCTGTTCAACCACGTCGAGGACGGCATCATCCCCGAGGGCATGCTGAACTACCTCGCGCTGCTGGGCTGGTCGCTCTCCGCGGACCGCGACATCTTCTCCCGCGAGGAGCTCGTGGCCAACTTCGACGTCAAGGACGTGCTGGGCAACCCCGCCCGCTTCGACCAGAAGAAGCTCGAGGCCATCAACGCCGACCACATCCGTCTGCTCGAGCCGGACGACTTCCGCGACCGGCTGCGCACCTTCCTGACCGAGCACACCGACTTCCCGGCCGACTACCCGGCCGAAAAGTTCGCCGTCGCCGCCGAGCTGGTGCAGACCCGCATCAAGACCCTCTCCGAGGCCTACGGGCTGCTGAAGTTCCTCGTGACCGCCGACGACGAGCTCGAGCTCAACGAGAAGGCCGCCCGCAAGAACCTCAAGGAGGCCGCGATCGAGCCGCTCGACGCCGCCATCGAGCGCCTCGACGCCGTGCCCGAGGACTCCTGGGAGCGCGGCCGCATCGAGGAGGTCCTCTCGCAGGGCCTCATCGAGGAGCTCGGCCTGAAGCCGCGCAAGGCCTACGGTGCGCTGCGCGTGGCCGTCACCGGCGAGCAGGTCTCCCCGCCGCTGTTCGAGTCCATGGAGCTGCTGGGCAAGGAGTCCACGCTGAAGCGTCTGCGCGCCGGCCGCGCCGCGACGCCGTTCGTGCCCGCCGAGCAGTAG
- a CDS encoding NAD(P)H-dependent glycerol-3-phosphate dehydrogenase — MVNVAVMGAGSWGTTLAKVFADAGNSVRLWARREELARAITETRENPDYLAGIRLPEAITAGSDDAAALEGADIVVLGVPSQTLRENLSRWRDAIPSDATVVTISKGVESDTYLLMSQVVEEAGDVPRERIAVLTGPNLAREIAEEQPAATVIACADETRAKFVQAAVATGYLRPYTNTDVTGCEIGGACKNVIALACGIAAGRGLGQNTLATVITRGIAEITRLGVALGADARTFSGLAGLGDLVATCTSDLSRNRSFGARLGEGGTLAEATKATHGQVAEGVISSRSIFELAGTRGVEMPITQAVFAVCHRGMDVRDMITALMGRSKKAE; from the coding sequence GTGGTCAACGTCGCCGTGATGGGGGCGGGTTCCTGGGGGACCACCCTGGCGAAGGTCTTCGCCGACGCGGGCAACTCCGTGCGCCTGTGGGCGCGCCGCGAGGAGCTCGCGCGCGCGATCACCGAGACCCGCGAGAACCCCGACTACCTGGCCGGCATCCGCCTGCCCGAGGCGATCACGGCCGGCAGCGACGACGCCGCCGCGCTCGAGGGTGCGGACATCGTGGTGCTCGGCGTGCCCAGCCAGACGCTGCGCGAGAACCTCTCGCGCTGGCGCGACGCGATCCCCTCCGACGCGACCGTGGTCACCATCTCCAAGGGTGTCGAGTCCGACACCTACCTGCTGATGAGCCAGGTCGTCGAGGAGGCCGGGGACGTTCCCCGCGAGCGCATCGCCGTGCTGACGGGCCCGAACCTGGCCCGCGAGATCGCCGAGGAGCAGCCCGCGGCCACCGTCATCGCCTGCGCCGACGAGACCCGGGCGAAGTTCGTCCAGGCCGCCGTGGCCACCGGCTATCTGCGCCCCTACACCAACACCGACGTCACCGGCTGCGAGATCGGCGGCGCCTGCAAGAACGTCATCGCCCTGGCCTGCGGCATCGCCGCCGGCCGCGGGCTGGGCCAGAACACCCTGGCCACCGTGATCACCCGCGGCATCGCGGAGATCACCCGCCTGGGCGTGGCGCTCGGCGCCGACGCGCGGACCTTCTCCGGGCTCGCCGGTCTCGGCGACCTGGTGGCCACCTGCACCTCGGACCTGTCGAGGAACCGCAGCTTCGGCGCCCGCCTCGGCGAGGGCGGCACCCTGGCCGAGGCCACCAAGGCCACCCACGGGCAGGTCGCCGAGGGGGTGATCTCGTCGCGCTCGATCTTCGAGCTGGCGGGCACCCGCGGCGTCGAGATGCCCATCACGCAGGCCGTCTTCGCCGTGTGCCACCGCGGTATGGACGTGCGCGACATGATCACCGCCCTGATGGGGCGCTCCAAGAAAGCAGAGTGA
- a CDS encoding IclR family transcriptional regulator, with protein MGQFNSSGIKVLDRAVAILTSVSREPRTLAELCDDTGLPRATAHRLATALETHRLLGRAGDGRWVPGPMLEQLATGRDELIDAAEPVMDELKDATNESVQLYRLTGTTRTCVAAREPESGLQNTVPVGTRMPLTAGSAARVFVAYGDEELRERVLPEAGFTEADLEEVRRRGWAESVSEREVGLASLSSPVFDAEGEPVAVISLSGVAERLKPSPGALWADEILEAAAELSRRLRR; from the coding sequence ATGGGACAATTCAACTCATCCGGCATCAAGGTCCTCGATCGCGCGGTCGCCATCCTGACGTCCGTCTCGCGCGAGCCGCGCACGCTCGCGGAGCTGTGCGACGACACGGGACTGCCGCGGGCCACGGCCCACCGCCTGGCCACCGCGCTGGAGACGCACCGCCTGCTCGGTCGCGCCGGCGACGGGCGCTGGGTGCCCGGCCCGATGCTCGAGCAGCTGGCCACGGGGCGCGACGAGCTGATCGACGCCGCCGAGCCCGTCATGGACGAGCTCAAGGACGCCACCAACGAGTCCGTCCAGCTCTACCGGCTCACCGGCACCACGCGCACCTGTGTGGCGGCCCGCGAGCCCGAGTCCGGGCTGCAGAACACGGTACCCGTGGGCACGCGCATGCCGCTGACCGCGGGCTCCGCCGCCCGCGTCTTCGTCGCCTACGGCGACGAGGAGCTGCGCGAGCGCGTCCTGCCCGAGGCCGGGTTCACCGAGGCCGACCTCGAGGAGGTGCGCCGCCGCGGCTGGGCGGAGTCGGTCTCCGAGCGCGAGGTGGGGCTCGCCAGCCTCTCCTCCCCCGTCTTCGACGCCGAGGGCGAGCCCGTGGCCGTCATCTCGCTGTCCGGCGTGGCCGAGCGCCTCAAGCCCTCGCCCGGTGCGCTGTGGGCCGACGAGATCCTCGAGGCCGCCGCCGAGCTCAGCCGCCGGCTGCGCCGCTGA
- a CDS encoding NAD(P)-dependent malic enzyme produces MDLNDLSLKLHREHHGKIATALRDSGPITREKLSAYYSPGVAAACQQIAAEPARLRELTWTGNLVAVVSDGSAVLGLGNIGPRAAMPVMEGKAMLFKHFAGVDCVPVVLDVHTADEIVAAVKAIAPSFGAINLEDIAAPLCFEVEARLREELGIPVLHDDQHGTAVVVLAGLINACKVTGRRLSETRIVMVGAGAAGVAIATLLHEYAAPEIIAVDSRGVISRGRDHLNEYKERLAAYHDSQARTLQEALEGADAVIGISHKGLLARGDIMRMNRAAIVFALANPDPEITPEEARAGGAAVIATGRGDHPNQVNNAVAFPGIFRGALDHGVTRFTREHLMRAAEALASAVVDASPEKIIPSVFDANVVPSVARVFRGSVG; encoded by the coding sequence ATGGACCTCAACGATCTCTCCCTGAAGCTGCACCGCGAACACCACGGGAAGATCGCCACGGCGCTGCGCGACTCAGGCCCGATCACCCGGGAGAAGCTCAGCGCCTACTACTCCCCCGGCGTCGCCGCCGCGTGTCAGCAGATCGCCGCGGAGCCGGCACGCCTGCGCGAGCTGACCTGGACCGGAAACCTGGTGGCGGTGGTCTCGGACGGCTCGGCGGTGCTCGGGCTCGGGAACATCGGGCCGCGGGCCGCCATGCCCGTCATGGAGGGCAAGGCGATGCTCTTCAAGCACTTCGCCGGCGTGGACTGCGTGCCGGTGGTGCTCGACGTGCACACCGCCGACGAGATAGTCGCGGCGGTCAAGGCGATCGCGCCGAGCTTCGGGGCGATCAACCTCGAGGACATCGCGGCGCCCCTCTGCTTCGAGGTCGAGGCCCGGCTGCGCGAGGAGCTCGGCATCCCGGTGCTCCACGACGACCAGCACGGCACCGCGGTGGTGGTGCTCGCCGGGCTGATCAACGCCTGCAAGGTCACCGGGCGCAGGCTCTCAGAGACCCGCATCGTCATGGTCGGCGCGGGTGCGGCCGGCGTCGCCATCGCCACGCTGCTGCACGAGTACGCCGCCCCCGAGATCATCGCCGTGGACTCCCGCGGGGTCATCTCGCGCGGGCGCGACCACCTCAACGAGTACAAGGAGCGCCTGGCCGCCTACCACGACTCGCAGGCGCGCACGCTCCAGGAGGCGCTCGAGGGCGCCGACGCCGTCATCGGCATCTCGCACAAGGGGCTGCTCGCACGCGGGGACATCATGCGCATGAACCGCGCCGCGATCGTCTTCGCCCTGGCCAACCCGGACCCCGAGATCACCCCGGAGGAGGCGCGCGCCGGCGGGGCGGCGGTGATCGCCACCGGGCGCGGCGACCACCCCAACCAGGTCAACAACGCGGTGGCCTTCCCCGGGATCTTCCGCGGGGCGCTCGACCACGGTGTCACCCGCTTCACGCGGGAGCACCTGATGCGCGCGGCCGAGGCGCTGGCCTCCGCGGTGGTGGACGCCTCGCCGGAGAAGATCATCCCGAGCGTCTTCGACGCCAACGTGGTGCCGTCCGTGGCGCGGGTGTTCCGGGGGTCGGTGGGCTGA
- a CDS encoding NUDIX hydrolase gives MALHEEDKDSAAELLVDGRYQRIPRDPAKHFKRATLAAGAVLYRRRADTAEDATGTDAWETAVVHRPHYDDWSLPKGKVDPGEAMPTTAHREIVEETGLETRLEKLVGTVTYPVGDRTKVVYYWTASVVSGEFTANNEVDELRWLPFDEAAELLSYAVDRRVLEKALKRITAGVDTRVLYVRHARAHQRRNWAGDDFKRPLDKKGRRQSEMLIPALLPFHPTAVYSAEPDRCRQTAAPLADELGVDVTVDRAFGDEGWLENMTGAQKAFTDVVAEGGVPVIVGQGLIIPDMIAWLSANGTLPLDSDAEAKKASCWVLSFADGRLVGADYLASPLPAK, from the coding sequence ATGGCACTGCACGAAGAGGACAAGGACTCCGCCGCCGAACTGCTCGTGGACGGGCGGTACCAGCGCATCCCGCGCGACCCCGCCAAGCATTTCAAGCGGGCCACGCTCGCCGCCGGCGCCGTGCTCTACCGCCGGCGCGCCGACACCGCCGAGGACGCGACCGGGACCGACGCCTGGGAGACCGCCGTGGTGCACCGTCCCCACTACGACGACTGGTCGCTGCCCAAGGGCAAGGTCGACCCGGGTGAGGCGATGCCGACCACCGCGCACCGCGAGATCGTCGAGGAGACGGGACTGGAGACCCGCCTGGAGAAGCTCGTGGGCACGGTGACCTACCCGGTCGGCGACCGCACCAAGGTCGTCTACTACTGGACGGCCTCGGTGGTCTCCGGCGAGTTCACCGCCAACAACGAGGTCGACGAGCTGCGCTGGCTGCCCTTCGACGAGGCCGCCGAGCTGCTCAGCTACGCGGTGGACCGCAGGGTGCTGGAGAAGGCGCTCAAGCGCATCACCGCCGGGGTGGACACGCGCGTGCTCTACGTGCGCCACGCCCGCGCGCACCAGCGCCGCAACTGGGCCGGCGACGACTTCAAGCGGCCGCTGGACAAGAAGGGCCGCCGCCAGTCCGAGATGCTCATCCCGGCGCTTCTGCCCTTCCACCCGACCGCCGTCTACTCCGCCGAGCCGGACCGCTGCCGGCAGACCGCCGCGCCGCTGGCCGACGAGCTCGGCGTGGACGTCACCGTCGACCGCGCCTTCGGCGACGAGGGCTGGCTGGAGAACATGACCGGCGCGCAGAAGGCGTTCACCGACGTCGTGGCCGAGGGCGGGGTGCCCGTCATCGTCGGCCAGGGCCTGATTATCCCGGACATGATCGCCTGGCTCTCGGCCAACGGCACGCTCCCGCTGGACTCCGACGCGGAGGCGAAGAAGGCCAGCTGCTGGGTGCTCTCCTTCGCCGACGGCCGCCTGGTCGGCGCCGACTACCTGGCGAGCCCCCTGCCCGCCAAGTAG
- a CDS encoding PhzF family phenazine biosynthesis protein, which produces MTDGPLDRRLDYLELDVFATGAFTGNPVGVVAGADRLSDAGMARIAAWTNFSETTFLLEPREPGADYRVRIFTPTEEFPFAGHPTLGTAAAWLELGGRPARPGTVVQECGAGLVEVRVTGDELAFATPPLQRTGPLDDAELARVTAAFGLAPDEIVAHAWGDNGPGWRLIQLAEPARLDSLRHPGPGGPKVGFCVLTGDDAPFYRVRAFTPNFEDPVTGSLNGALGQWLRARGLAPERFTAAQGAHVGRAGEVLLSDDGTDVWVGGRVRTRVRGTLRV; this is translated from the coding sequence GTGACTGACGGACCACTGGACAGGCGCCTGGACTACCTCGAGCTCGACGTCTTCGCCACCGGGGCCTTCACCGGCAACCCGGTCGGCGTGGTCGCCGGCGCCGACCGCCTGAGCGACGCCGGGATGGCGCGCATCGCGGCCTGGACCAACTTCTCGGAGACGACGTTCCTGCTCGAACCCCGCGAGCCGGGCGCGGACTACCGGGTGCGCATCTTCACACCCACCGAGGAGTTCCCCTTCGCCGGGCACCCCACCCTCGGCACCGCCGCCGCCTGGCTGGAGCTCGGTGGCAGGCCCGCCCGTCCCGGCACGGTGGTCCAGGAGTGCGGCGCCGGCCTGGTCGAGGTGCGCGTCACCGGCGACGAGCTGGCCTTCGCCACCCCGCCGCTGCAGCGCACCGGGCCGCTCGACGACGCCGAACTCGCGCGGGTCACCGCCGCCTTCGGGTTGGCGCCGGACGAGATCGTCGCGCACGCCTGGGGAGACAACGGCCCGGGCTGGCGGCTCATCCAGCTCGCCGAGCCCGCCCGTCTCGATTCGCTGAGGCACCCCGGACCGGGCGGACCGAAGGTGGGGTTCTGTGTCCTGACCGGCGACGACGCGCCGTTTTACCGTGTGCGCGCCTTCACCCCGAACTTCGAGGACCCGGTCACCGGCAGCCTCAACGGGGCGCTGGGACAGTGGCTGCGCGCCCGCGGGCTGGCGCCCGAGCGCTTCACCGCCGCCCAGGGCGCACACGTCGGCCGCGCCGGCGAGGTGCTGCTCTCCGACGACGGCACCGACGTCTGGGTCGGCGGGCGCGTGCGCACCCGCGTGCGCGGCACGCTGCGCGTCTAG
- the leuD gene encoding 3-isopropylmalate dehydratase small subunit produces MEKFTTHTGVGVPLHASNVDTDQIIPAVYLKRVARTGFEDGLFANWRKNDPDFVLNQETYANGSVLVAGPDFGTGSSREHAVWALKDYGFRAVFSPRFADIFRGNAGKSGLLAGIMEETDVELLWKQMEQEPGLKLTVNLEDRTVTAGERVYPFDVDDYTRWRLMEGLDDIGLTLRQEDRIAAFEAARPSFKPAVL; encoded by the coding sequence ATGGAGAAGTTCACCACCCACACCGGCGTCGGCGTGCCGCTGCACGCCTCGAACGTCGACACCGACCAGATCATCCCCGCCGTCTACCTCAAGCGCGTCGCGCGCACCGGCTTCGAGGACGGGCTCTTCGCCAACTGGCGCAAGAACGACCCCGACTTCGTGCTCAACCAGGAGACCTACGCCAACGGCTCCGTGCTGGTCGCCGGGCCCGACTTCGGCACCGGCTCCTCGCGCGAGCACGCCGTGTGGGCGCTGAAGGACTACGGCTTCCGTGCCGTGTTCTCCCCGCGCTTCGCCGACATCTTCCGCGGCAACGCCGGCAAGTCCGGCCTGCTGGCCGGGATCATGGAGGAGACCGACGTCGAGCTGCTGTGGAAACAGATGGAGCAGGAGCCGGGCCTGAAGCTGACGGTCAACCTCGAGGACCGCACCGTCACCGCCGGCGAGCGCGTCTACCCCTTCGACGTCGACGACTACACCCGCTGGCGCCTGATGGAGGGCCTCGACGACATCGGCCTGACCCTGCGCCAGGAGGACAGGATCGCCGCCTTCGAGGCCGCCCGCCCGTCCTTCAAGCCCGCGGTGCTCTGA
- a CDS encoding alpha/beta hydrolase family esterase translates to MKLLRDLRALAVAALAAGAVIAAPGQAVAQEAPAPEAAVEPAPAPAPEAPAPAPGPEAPAPGPEAPAPAPAAPEPPAPEAPPAPVAPPVAPGADGEIDLNGRSYVIHVPADYTPERAWPVLVGYSAYRDSTENFRSYSRLRESTAGREAIIVYPRSVGGSWEGSPTAESRPGEDIAFTRAMIDDVAGKYSVDRARVYATGMSTGGGMAMVAACHLPDVFAAVAPVSGAYYTPVNMNCPGAPVSVLMVHGTGDTLMEYDGGNRHGADYLAVPDLFESYAQRNGCGPGRETRPEWDGAERVVAGGCARETEQIRVLGSNHLWWYENPDTTEEIWAFLARQHN, encoded by the coding sequence GTGAAACTCCTCCGTGACCTCCGCGCCCTCGCCGTCGCCGCACTGGCCGCCGGCGCCGTCATCGCCGCGCCCGGCCAGGCCGTCGCCCAGGAGGCGCCCGCCCCGGAAGCCGCCGTCGAGCCTGCGCCTGCACCCGCGCCCGAGGCTCCGGCACCCGCGCCGGGGCCCGAGGCACCCGCGCCGGGTCCCGAGGCGCCCGCGCCGGCGCCGGCCGCGCCGGAACCGCCGGCACCCGAGGCCCCGCCGGCACCGGTCGCCCCGCCCGTCGCCCCGGGCGCCGACGGGGAGATCGACCTGAACGGCCGTTCCTACGTCATCCACGTCCCGGCCGACTACACCCCGGAGAGGGCCTGGCCGGTGCTCGTCGGCTACTCGGCCTACCGGGACTCCACGGAGAACTTCCGCAGCTACTCCCGCCTGCGCGAGTCCACCGCCGGGCGTGAGGCGATCATCGTCTACCCGCGCTCCGTCGGCGGCTCCTGGGAGGGCTCGCCGACCGCGGAGTCGCGCCCCGGCGAGGACATCGCCTTCACCCGTGCGATGATCGACGACGTCGCGGGCAAGTACTCCGTCGACCGGGCCCGCGTCTACGCCACCGGAATGTCGACCGGCGGCGGGATGGCCATGGTCGCCGCGTGCCACCTCCCCGACGTCTTCGCGGCCGTCGCCCCGGTCTCCGGCGCCTACTACACGCCGGTCAACATGAACTGCCCCGGTGCCCCGGTCTCCGTGCTGATGGTGCACGGCACCGGCGACACCCTCATGGAGTACGACGGCGGCAACCGCCACGGCGCCGACTACCTCGCCGTGCCCGACCTCTTCGAGTCCTACGCCCAGCGCAACGGCTGCGGGCCGGGGCGAGAGACTCGTCCCGAGTGGGACGGCGCCGAGCGCGTGGTCGCCGGCGGCTGCGCGCGCGAGACCGAGCAGATCCGCGTGCTCGGCTCCAACCACCTGTGGTGGTACGAGAACCCGGACACCACCGAGGAGATCTGGGCCTTCCTCGCGCGTCAGCACAACTGA
- a CDS encoding D-alanine--D-alanine ligase family protein, translating to MSQTTTVAVLYGGRSTEHNISCISAGAIMSHLDPERFEVVPVGITRSGKWVAGTRDPEELKAHDGRLPEVTDGEEVVLTVNPERAGELTYLDGSRYARVDVVFPVLHGVFGEDGTMQGLFELSGVPYVGPGVLASACGMDKEFTKKVLSAAGLPVSAGTVLAAGRTLSTEDRGELGLPVFVKPARGGSSIGVSRVTDWADLDAALEEAFADDDKVLVEAETVGAEVEVGVLERPDGTVVASVPAKLTGTEDSDEGFYDFDAKYLDDVVHAEIPARIGEETTERLRQMAVTAFTALECSGLARVDFFVTDDGPVLNEVNTMPGFTPISMYPQVFRAVGVEYADLLATLIETARA from the coding sequence TTGAGCCAGACCACCACCGTCGCCGTGCTCTACGGCGGCCGCTCCACCGAGCACAACATCTCCTGCATCTCCGCCGGGGCGATCATGTCCCACCTCGACCCCGAGCGCTTCGAGGTGGTGCCCGTGGGCATCACCCGCTCCGGCAAGTGGGTCGCCGGCACCCGGGACCCGGAGGAGCTCAAGGCCCACGACGGCAGGCTGCCCGAGGTCACCGACGGCGAGGAGGTCGTCCTCACCGTCAACCCCGAGCGCGCCGGCGAGCTGACCTACCTCGACGGGAGCCGCTACGCCCGCGTCGACGTCGTCTTCCCCGTGCTGCACGGCGTCTTCGGCGAGGACGGCACCATGCAGGGCCTCTTCGAGCTCTCGGGCGTGCCCTACGTCGGCCCGGGCGTGCTCGCCTCCGCCTGCGGCATGGACAAGGAGTTCACCAAGAAGGTGCTCTCCGCCGCCGGGCTGCCGGTCTCCGCGGGCACCGTGCTCGCCGCCGGGCGGACGCTGTCGACCGAGGACCGCGGGGAACTGGGCCTGCCCGTCTTCGTCAAGCCCGCCCGCGGCGGCTCGTCGATCGGCGTCTCGCGCGTGACCGACTGGGCCGACCTGGACGCCGCGCTCGAGGAGGCCTTCGCCGACGACGACAAGGTCCTCGTCGAGGCCGAGACCGTCGGTGCCGAGGTCGAGGTCGGCGTGCTCGAGCGTCCCGACGGCACCGTGGTCGCCTCCGTGCCGGCCAAGCTGACCGGCACCGAGGACTCCGACGAGGGCTTCTACGACTTCGACGCGAAGTACCTCGACGACGTCGTGCACGCGGAGATCCCCGCGAGGATCGGCGAGGAGACCACCGAGCGGCTGCGCCAGATGGCCGTGACGGCGTTCACCGCCCTGGAGTGCTCGGGGCTCGCCCGCGTGGACTTCTTCGTCACCGATGACGGCCCGGTGCTCAACGAGGTCAACACGATGCCCGGCTTCACGCCGATCTCGATGTACCCGCAGGTCTTCCGCGCCGTCGGCGTCGAGTACGCCGACCTGCTGGCCACGCTGATCGAGACGGCCCGCGCCTGA
- the leuC gene encoding 3-isopropylmalate dehydratase large subunit, with the protein MSDKLTLAEKVWRDHVVAPGADGEPDLIYIDLQLLHEVTSPQAFEGLRMSGRTLRRPDLHLATEDHNVPTVGVVGGNLLDIKDQTSRTQVATLRKNCEEFGVRLYPMGDVKQGIVHTVGPQTGATQPGMTIVCGDSHTSTHGAFGSIGMGIGTSEVEHVMATQTLSLKPFKTMAVEVSGTLREGVTAKDIILAIIAKIGTGGGQGHIIEYRGEAIRKLSMEARMTICNMSIEAGARAGMIAPDQTTFDYLEGREFAPKGADWDAAVAYWKTLPTDEGAEFDTVVHIDGDALTPYVTWGTNPGQGLPLGSRVPDPEDFTTDAAKAAATKALKYMDLTPGTPLRDIAIDTVFLGSCTNARMEDLRLAAGVLRGRHISPKTRMLVVPSSAEVKRQAEEEGLDEVFRAAGAEWRTAGCSMCLGMNPDQLAPGERSASTSNRNFEGRQGPGGRTHLVSPLVAAATAVAGHLAAPADL; encoded by the coding sequence ATGAGCGACAAGCTGACGCTGGCCGAGAAGGTCTGGCGCGATCACGTCGTCGCCCCCGGGGCGGACGGCGAGCCCGATTTGATCTACATCGACCTCCAGCTCCTCCACGAGGTCACCAGCCCGCAGGCCTTCGAGGGACTGCGCATGAGCGGGCGCACGCTGCGTCGGCCCGACCTGCACCTGGCCACCGAGGACCACAACGTGCCCACCGTCGGCGTCGTCGGCGGCAACCTGCTGGACATCAAGGACCAGACCTCGCGCACCCAGGTGGCCACCCTGCGCAAGAACTGCGAGGAGTTCGGCGTGCGCCTGTACCCGATGGGCGACGTCAAGCAGGGCATCGTGCACACCGTCGGCCCGCAGACCGGCGCGACCCAGCCCGGCATGACCATCGTGTGCGGCGACTCGCACACCTCGACCCACGGCGCCTTCGGCTCCATCGGCATGGGCATCGGCACCTCCGAGGTCGAGCACGTCATGGCCACCCAGACGCTGAGCCTGAAGCCCTTCAAGACCATGGCCGTCGAGGTCTCCGGCACCCTGCGCGAGGGCGTCACGGCCAAGGACATCATCCTGGCGATCATCGCCAAGATCGGCACCGGCGGCGGCCAGGGCCACATCATCGAGTACCGCGGCGAGGCGATCCGCAAGCTGTCGATGGAGGCGCGGATGACCATCTGCAACATGTCCATCGAGGCCGGCGCGCGCGCCGGCATGATCGCCCCGGACCAGACCACCTTCGACTACCTGGAGGGCCGCGAGTTCGCCCCCAAGGGCGCCGACTGGGACGCCGCCGTGGCGTACTGGAAGACCCTGCCCACCGACGAGGGCGCCGAGTTCGACACCGTCGTGCACATCGACGGCGACGCCCTGACCCCGTACGTCACCTGGGGCACCAACCCCGGCCAGGGCCTGCCCCTGGGCTCGAGGGTCCCGGACCCGGAGGACTTCACCACCGACGCCGCCAAGGCCGCCGCCACCAAGGCCCTGAAGTACATGGACCTGACACCGGGCACCCCGCTGCGCGACATCGCCATCGACACTGTCTTTTTGGGCAGCTGCACCAACGCCCGCATGGAGGACCTGCGCCTGGCCGCCGGCGTGCTGCGCGGGCGCCACATCAGCCCGAAGACCCGCATGCTGGTCGTGCCGTCCTCGGCCGAGGTCAAGCGCCAGGCCGAGGAGGAGGGCCTCGACGAGGTCTTCCGCGCCGCCGGCGCCGAGTGGCGCACCGCCGGCTGCTCGATGTGCCTGGGCATGAACCCGGACCAGCTGGCCCCCGGCGAGCGCTCCGCCTCGACCTCCAACCGCAACTTCGAGGGCCGCCAGGGCCCCGGCGGGCGCACCCACCTGGTCAGCCCGCTCGTCGCCGCCGCCACCGCCGTGGCCGGCCACCTGGCCGCCCCCGCAGACCTGTAG